In one window of Tursiops truncatus isolate mTurTru1 chromosome 5, mTurTru1.mat.Y, whole genome shotgun sequence DNA:
- the PPAT gene encoding amidophosphoribosyltransferase isoform X2, with protein MELEELGIREECGVFGCIASGEWPTQLDVPHVITLGLVGLQHRGQESAGIVTSDGNSIPTFKTHKGMGLVNHVFTEDNLKKLYTSNLGIGHTRYATKGNCELENCQPFVVETLHGKIAVAHNGELVNAARLRKKLLRHGIGLSTSSDSEMITQLLAYTPPQEQDDTPDWVARIKNLMKEAPTAYSLIIMHRDVIYAVRDPYGNRPLCIGRLIPVSDINDKEKKSSETEGWVVSSESCSFLSIGARYYREILPGEIVEISRHNIQTLDIIPRSEGNPMAFCIFEYVYFARPDSIFEDQMVYTVRYRCGLQLAIEAPVDADLVSTVPESATPAALGYAAKCELPYVEVLCKNRYVGRTFIQPNMRLRQLGVAKKFGVLSDNFKGKRIVLVDDSIVRGNTISPIIKLLKESGAKEVHIRVASPPIRYPCFMGINIPTKEELIANKPEFEHISDHLGANSVVYLSVEGLVASVQEGITFKKQKVKRQDIMVQENGNGLECFEKNGHCTKEDVIVQENGNGLECFEKNDHCTACLTGKYPVELEW; from the exons GGGTCAGGAGAGTGCTGGTATTGTGACCAGTGATGGGAATTCGATACCAACATTCAAAACACACAAG GGAATGGGTCTTGTAAATCACGTCTTTACTGAAGacaatttgaagaaattatatacTTCAAATCTTGGAATTGGACACACGAGGTACGCCACTAAAGGAAACTGTGAATTAGAAAATTGCCAGCCCTTTGTTGTTGAAACACTTCATGGGAAAATAGCTGTGGCACATAATGGCGAATTGGTAAATGCTGCTCGCTTAAGGAAAaag CTTCTGCGTCACGGTATTGGTCTGTCAACAAGTTCTGATAGCGAAATGATCACCCAGTTACTGGCGTATACCCCTCCTCAGGAACAAGATGACACCCCAGACTGGGTGGCAAG GATTAAAAACTTAATGAAGGAAGCACCCACAGCATACTCTCTGATTATAATGCACAGAGATGTGATTTATGCAGTACGAGATCCTTATGGAAATCGTCCTCTGTGCATTGGTCGTCTTATTCCTGTATCTGATATAAATGATAAAG aaaaaaagtctTCAGAAACAGAAGGATGGGTGGTGTCTTCAGAATCTTGTAGCTTTTTATCTATTGGTGCAAG ATATTACCGTGAAATCTTGCCTGGAGAAATTGTGGAAATATCCAGACATAATATCCAAACTCTTGATATTATACCAAGGTCTGAAGGAAACCCAATGGCTTTCTGTATCtttgaatatgtttattttgCAAGACCAGATAGTATATTTGAAG ACCAAATGGTTTACACAGTAAGATACCGTTGTGGTCTGCAGCTGGCAATTGAAGCCCCTGTGGATGCGGATTTAGTTAGCACTGTCCCGGAATCTGCTACGCCTGCTGCCCTTGGTTACGCAGCAAAG TGTGAGCTTCCGTATGTGGAGGTGCTATGTAAAAACCGGTATGTAGGAAGAACATTCATTCAGCCAAACATGAGATTAAGACAACTTGGTGTTGCGAAAAAATTTGGAGTATTGTCGGACAACTTTAAAGGCAAAAGAATTGTTCTTGTAGATGATTCAATTGTGAGAGGCAATACCATTTCACccataatcaaattgctcaaagaATCTGGTGCAAAAGAG GTACACATTCGCGTAGCTTCACCACCAATTAGATATCCATGCTTCATGGGAATAAACATACCAACAAAAGAAGAGCTTATTGCCAATAAACCAGAATTTGAGCATATCTCAGATCATCTAG GAGCAAACAGTGTTGTGTATCTGTCAGTAGAAGGACTGGTTGCATCTGTACAAGAAGggataacatttaaaaaacaaaaagtgaaaaggcaagaTATTATGGttcaagaaaatgggaatggtCTGGAATGTTTTGAAAAGAACGGTCATTGTACAAAGGAAGATGTTATTGttcaagaaaatgggaatggtCTGGAATGTTTTGAAAAGAACGATCATTGTACAGCTTGTCTGACTGGAAAATACCCTGTGGAACTGGAATGGTAG
- the PPAT gene encoding amidophosphoribosyltransferase isoform X1, whose protein sequence is MELEELGIREECGVFGCIASGEWPTQLDVPHVITLGLVGLQHRGQESAGIVTSDGNSIPTFKTHKGMGLVNHVFTEDNLKKLYTSNLGIGHTRYATKGNCELENCQPFVVETLHGKIAVAHNGELVNAARLRKKLLRHGIGLSTSSDSEMITQLLAYTPPQEQDDTPDWVARIKNLMKEAPTAYSLIIMHRDVIYAVRDPYGNRPLCIGRLIPVSDINDKEKKSSETEGWVVSSESCSFLSIGARYYREILPGEIVEISRHNIQTLDIIPRSEGNPMAFCIFEYVYFARPDSIFEDQMVYTVRYRCGLQLAIEAPVDADLVSTVPESATPAALGYAAKCELPYVEVLCKNRYVGRTFIQPNMRLRQLGVAKKFGVLSDNFKGKRIVLVDDSIVRGNTISPIIKLLKESGAKEVHIRVASPPIRYPCFMGINIPTKEELIANKPEFEHISDHLGANSVVYLSVEGLVASVQEGITFKKQKVKRPRENIDSSLSPCAAGSSGSDNPVVVPQANWHLNKALGPFVCIASCLKCIPHGSIWRRQDLMGQF, encoded by the exons GGGTCAGGAGAGTGCTGGTATTGTGACCAGTGATGGGAATTCGATACCAACATTCAAAACACACAAG GGAATGGGTCTTGTAAATCACGTCTTTACTGAAGacaatttgaagaaattatatacTTCAAATCTTGGAATTGGACACACGAGGTACGCCACTAAAGGAAACTGTGAATTAGAAAATTGCCAGCCCTTTGTTGTTGAAACACTTCATGGGAAAATAGCTGTGGCACATAATGGCGAATTGGTAAATGCTGCTCGCTTAAGGAAAaag CTTCTGCGTCACGGTATTGGTCTGTCAACAAGTTCTGATAGCGAAATGATCACCCAGTTACTGGCGTATACCCCTCCTCAGGAACAAGATGACACCCCAGACTGGGTGGCAAG GATTAAAAACTTAATGAAGGAAGCACCCACAGCATACTCTCTGATTATAATGCACAGAGATGTGATTTATGCAGTACGAGATCCTTATGGAAATCGTCCTCTGTGCATTGGTCGTCTTATTCCTGTATCTGATATAAATGATAAAG aaaaaaagtctTCAGAAACAGAAGGATGGGTGGTGTCTTCAGAATCTTGTAGCTTTTTATCTATTGGTGCAAG ATATTACCGTGAAATCTTGCCTGGAGAAATTGTGGAAATATCCAGACATAATATCCAAACTCTTGATATTATACCAAGGTCTGAAGGAAACCCAATGGCTTTCTGTATCtttgaatatgtttattttgCAAGACCAGATAGTATATTTGAAG ACCAAATGGTTTACACAGTAAGATACCGTTGTGGTCTGCAGCTGGCAATTGAAGCCCCTGTGGATGCGGATTTAGTTAGCACTGTCCCGGAATCTGCTACGCCTGCTGCCCTTGGTTACGCAGCAAAG TGTGAGCTTCCGTATGTGGAGGTGCTATGTAAAAACCGGTATGTAGGAAGAACATTCATTCAGCCAAACATGAGATTAAGACAACTTGGTGTTGCGAAAAAATTTGGAGTATTGTCGGACAACTTTAAAGGCAAAAGAATTGTTCTTGTAGATGATTCAATTGTGAGAGGCAATACCATTTCACccataatcaaattgctcaaagaATCTGGTGCAAAAGAG GTACACATTCGCGTAGCTTCACCACCAATTAGATATCCATGCTTCATGGGAATAAACATACCAACAAAAGAAGAGCTTATTGCCAATAAACCAGAATTTGAGCATATCTCAGATCATCTAG GAGCAAACAGTGTTGTGTATCTGTCAGTAGAAGGACTGGTTGCATCTGTACAAGAAGggataacatttaaaaaacaaaaagtgaaaag GCCAAGAGAAAACATTGACAGCTCTttaagcccatgtgcagcaggcAGCAGTGGGTCAGATAACCCTGTGGTGGTACCACAAGCAAACTGGCATCTGAATAAAGCCCTGGGACCATTTGTGTGTATAGCCTCTTGCCTTAAATGTATTCCTCATGGCAGCATATGGAGGAGGCAAGACCTTATGGGTCAGTTTTGA